TTGGTCATGGTTCTTTActcaaataataatattttttccctaataattttttgccatgAGCTGAGCTCATTCTACAGTTCTACTAAGAGATATCTATAAATTTGTCCTTTTTTTCGAACTTACAAGTAGGTAATGCTTGTCGATCTCATTTTAATGATAGACCCCTATTAGTTACTACAAATTTGGAATAACGATTCAAATTGCAATACTTACTCGATATTCAATCCACCAACCTAATAAAGCTAATGTACAACGTTATTCTACAGAAAATGATGCGAACCTGAAACCCACAACCTATTTCAATATTCATTTACTGTCGAGAAATATCAGCGATGAGATTACCATTGATCCGAAGCTTACTAGTCGTCATTCGTCGAATTATTCGTTTCACAAATTAGTCACATTACCACCTCGACCGCCTGGTCATTATTACCAAAACTCCAGATGGGgaccattttttgaagaagGAACCGAGCCATTCAATATAACCGCCAGAGTGGGCACGACGGTGCGAATGAATTGTAAAATCGGACTTCTACACGATAAAACGGTAGGTacctgaagtaaatttttaattagtaagctaatttgattttattattatataGAACGACGCTTTATGAAACGAAATACTCGAAGgattattttacatttattaGTTCTCTACATCGGCTGATAATCCATTTACCTATTCGTGAAGCGAAATTAATGTGGATGCCCCTCTAAACTGgattcatttattttcacaatttcaaataGGTCGATGCGTCTTGAAAAACCATTATTTTCCGTAggtctataggtaggtaggtctaggtaggtataggctTTCAAGCATTCgatttgagaaaataatataAACGAAAAAGGTAAACTATATGAATCTTTTGTTGGACAAATACCGTTGAGAATACTATTTTGTTGGCTACTTCCGCGTAATTTCCTGTATTAAATGAAATACCATTGTTCTACGCCGAGTTACTTTTGGTTAATGCATCtttaacttttaaaattgaaaaactatccGTGTATAACTTCGTGGCAAACTATCAAATGAAAGGAAATTTTCTTTCGGATACGTTATACACGATATATGAGATTTACTCTCCTTGTTTATGCTATAAACAGCAACGtacaaatataatttttctcattcctGCTACTCGtgtgtaaaaaaatcatttttcccaatatactcgtatgtagtataTCGTCATACGcgtagtatatttttttcgtgtattcGTTTGATAAGATTCGAGTGTTTGAATAAAAGCGTCAACGTAAAAACTAGACACATACACGTTGATATaggtttgaaatgaaattttttctagttcaGTTATTTACCAAGCCAAgtgaaaaagaaacgaaaactTATTTACTTTAAATCCGCGATATGATGTCTACTGTGATACGCGAAATGTTCTACATAATGTAGTCCCAACGCGTGATCAAATTATTTCACCtcgtacacttttttttttttcatttcggctGCAAGTGAATAATAATATACTAGGTAAACAAACGACGAAGTTCATTACAATTACCAAGGTACATCTGTTAAAAAACATTACTTAATCGATCAACAAGTAGGAAAGAACTTTTACAATCCGTCAATTTCGATAGGGCTAAAATTCGTCACACCGAAAAAGCATGTCACATACTGATCAGAATCAGATTTTGAGCagtcgaagttgattttttggtttttggcgaagttttcgaaattgaagaaattactcGTATGACCCTCGTCAAAAAGGCGAATCGGGAAGCATTCATCAAGGGCAGGAGGTTTAGTAGAAAGAATTCTAATTTATTTAACGCATCAAGCcgtgttgaaaaatatgttaatagatttgcataaccagtttgccgtaaatacagtgAGATCATCTCCGCGTCAACTTGAGCTAAAATGAAGACGTAGATACCTATGCTTCTctcatccaattttttattcataaggagtacctacctataagtgaACAAGTAAAATGATCACAATTTTCATCCACACCATCAAAAAGTGGAGGGGGCTTGCAATATCGAAAACAAGAAGAAAATGTCAATAATGGTCGTGTAATTATGATAACTAATCAGGGCACTTCTCGAGACATCCACCTGCAATTTGAATGGGactgtaatttttggaaagagtgtctcaaaatttcagctggctTTGGTGACCTTTGGAAACCCAAATAAATTTACCATATTTTCAGCGATTcatgcttttttaaaataaaaatatgtaaatgtaAACTTATTCAGTAAGAacgatgaaaattagtcctgaaactagTATCAACTCTCGCAAActaaatttcactatttttagCCATTCCGGAGCCTTTGGCACGATCTTCGATTcctcaagaattttgaaatttctccagaagatgtgaaaatcattttgggcagctaaaaactGAATTGTGGCTTAtacatactttttcaatttgtttaaaGAGTATTAGAGTTTAtcatttgagtcaatttccacAGAGACACTTTGTGTGCATTTTTTTAAGCAGCATATTCCAGGagaataattccaaaaatcaaaaattctctatttgtaaggaaatttttgacactATAAAGGTTTTATCATGTCTGAATCTGAATTTTGCCATTTCTGGGtattttggagcctacagcgcgATTTTCAGTTTCTGCAGAATTTCAGATGTACCTACCAATCATTGAACACTGAAATACATCAAGTATTACGCTGGTTTCTTTGTTTGCTTGgttcatcgaccttttattctcctcatctGGACCGCGATTCCAAGGGttcattttgatgcaaacctcccaaatcgagcttgtaaagaatgcctctgcgcattgcgtgaactcgtctcttaccttacctAGACATGTGCGCCGTTAGGAAATTGCACGGCGGCGGCGTGAGGTCAATTTTTATCAGCGCGGCGGCGTTTTAACGGCGTGCGCCGAATTTCACGCCGATTCTAAATTGacggcggcgcggcggcgtgAACATGGCGTACGGCGTACACCATAGTTTtagttttgcccaaaaaaaaagagaaaatttggtAATGGATGTTTTTGAGGGCcccattttcaactttgaagtttttgatcactgtttgaccaaaaatctaaaaacctaaaaggagagaattgaaaattttttaaaaattcgacattAGTACCAAAATGTGGGGTTTTAAGGGCTctaagataatttttaaagaccATTTTCCGCGCCGTTTCACGCCGATAAGACATCGGCgcgtcaaaatttaaattatcggCGGCGGCGCGCCGGTGTGAAATCGGCGGCGCACATGTCTAACCTTACCCAGTTACCCCACTTACCAAGCGTACGATCATAATCACtagggcaacccaaaatatgctctcattcaaggtaaaatattcaatatatattcgattttttgaggtgaaatattcgacaaaaatattcgattacccctaaaatattcgaaaatattcaaaatcaaatttggtattGTTTCACTCGCCTTTACAAGCACATTACAAAAATGGCGACATCGTTgggttttgtttcctaaatCACATGCACTAttcgaaatttcacaaaatggaacaaaattgttgaattaaaattctattttgatcgtcaaaaaaagaagaaaaaaacgaagcttaatttaaaattcaatcttcatcataatttcatcaatcatcaatatcaCCATCATTAAAaagagccatttttttcatcttcaacattcTGTAAAAATGACGTTTCCTGTGTTgcgattttcaaaatgcaaaaatttccaaaatattcaaaaatattcgataaattgcgaaatatgtggtaattttagacaaaaatattcaaatagcaatcaaatatgtgaaaatattcattttaaggcaaaatattcgaaaatatttgaaatgaagtaggtcttaaatgaaaggcaattttctgaaacgtaaaatgattttgttacatttgtaaacggagtgcaacaaaaaaacattcaaaaaaatatattgggttgccCTAATAATCACGTGTGGAAGGAGATAACCACATTCCACACGCGATTATGATCATACGCTtggtaagtggggtaaggtaagagacgagttcgcgcaatgcacagaggcattctttacacgctcaatttgggaggtttgcatcaaatatTTGCTTGAATTCCGATTGGAATCGCTGTCCAGATagggaataaaaggtcgatggctTGGTTACCCCTTGCCATATTCATCAAACCTGTATCAGATCTCTCAACGATGGGGTTCTTGGCCACATTTCAACGCTTCAGAAATCGTTAAGGTACACCTGTGATAACGTACTCCAATAACGCGACAAATTTTGTTGGTGCTAAGAACGACCTCGAGAAAAATAATCCCAAACTCGTCATTGAATGGAAATTCATTTCCCTGAGAACACCCCATCAAGGTGGAGTCTGGGAAGCTGCTGTCAAAGCTGGAAAGAAACATCTACTAGCTGAGACAAAATGAGCTGTTCAAACTAAAGAATTATTTAAAACAGTTCTCATCGCTGTTGAGAGGCCATTCTCAACTCTCGACCTTTATACGCCTCTCGCAACTTGACCAATTTGGATGAAATCGATGTCCTCACACCATCTCATTTTCTGATTGGATCAAGCTTACTCGAGAAATACAATCTTATTCTTGATCTACCCATATTTTAGAAGTTTATCCACATTATATGTCAGCCAATTTCAGGCACACACTCGGGGGAGTTTATTAAATAGGTACAGAATAGATGCCTATGTTTATATGTAATATTATAAGTATAAAAAAGTACAagtaatattaaaattttcaattcgtaagaaaatttttgaaattagcataAATTACTGCATCCTGTTCAAAACCAATCCCCTGAAACTAAATTTCCTTATTAAcagaaaatttgtgatttttttgttttttttacacactGAAGGTGTTTGCCTAAAAATCGACTTGAAAATGGATAAACTTTAAACTTTACTTCAAACAATAaatcgagaataagccacaacaaaattttaaccttcCCAAATTAATTGCCActccttctggagaaatttaaaagttctgtaagcatcgaaaaatcacgctggaggctccagaatggctttaaatgatgaaattcggatttgggaTCAGTTTTAGATATGTAGCCATTCtcgcaaattttaaaacttttcctacaaacaattttttttcaaaattaggtaggtatttacctataatgtttctttaaaaaaactttATAGCTTGGAAATTGGCTTCAATGCGGATAAATCGTTGAACATGGTCGAGAATAACGCAGAACTTGATTTTTACCTGTCCAAATTGGTTTCTGCGCCTTctggagaagttgaaaatcgaactgaaggctccagaatgcctaaaaattgtaaaattttgttcagGAGGATTGGTGTTTGTTTCAGTACTAATTTTCCTCGTATCTTGACTAAATAAACATaatatacctaacctacctacctatacttactttctttttttttaaaaaacataattttacaaaaatgatcaatttccagaaaaatttaaaaagttttaaaaaaggacGATCActaagaaatattttcaaaaataatatccaCCTAaaaatgttttgtcaaaatgttaAGAGACGAGGATTTAATAATGACCCGAagtctcaactttttcatatgTACTccttttttggatcatttcttatcaattttgtCCTTAGCTCtattaaattatcaaattagatacctacatacatatgtacctacctataccgaTTTTGATACTTGGGTATTTTAGAATTGATCAATGAGAATTCTTTTAAGGGGTGCCTACCAAATACATTTCCAAACTACCTGTATCTATCTATgcaaataaaattaacaaaaaaagaaGTGACGAGATCAAACAAACGTTGGGTGCTTAACGAACTCGTGAAATAATCTTCGCAGGTTATCGCTTTCAGTATAGGTAGCTTTAGGTGTACGTGTAGGTACATTATGAATAACGCATGTGGCCGATACATTTGATTTCAAACACAGAGGAATGAAACGTATTTTATAGCAGGTACCTAAAACGATTACCCATTTTCGATACACttgtattttgataggtagtgTGCGTTCTGAattgagtggaaaaaattgtacttttttcacaatatcGTAAATTGTACGGGTAAACAGTTTAACAAAACCACCGTTATATAGAGTCTTTTATCAGTGTAATCCTATCTGAACATTACCCAAACACGGTGCTTTTGTAAATAGTCCAAAAACTTGCTGTTGCGCGTTCAATTCCCCAGAGAAGATTCGACAATTTATTATCTCCCTTTAGCTTATCGTATATACGCTTTAAACACACCTCTTCGTTGTACTTGTAACAGCTTATTTGATTACAATGAACGTTAATTTGCCATCTTTTCGcgctaatttcaacatttaaaaacgCGTCTTTTATGGATGGTTTTTCGCTCGTAAAAACACGCACACAAAGAGCGAGGTTTACGACGATAAATATTACGGCGAAAAAATTGCCTTCGTTTTTAACGCTGCGCGTTcaagttacaaaatttttcgaacagaAAAGTTTCggaaaaaagtcactttttcaatGGGATAAATTGACAAAAGCGTTCGGTAGAAAAAACTGGCGTGAACCGAGTGTTGAGTTATAGAAAAGAGTCGAAACGAATGTTTCCGCATATCACGATAATTTGGCTTGGTAAAATCCATTACGAAAATTATTCGTCGGCTTTTGATTTGCTATAACGAGAAGTCTCGCGTTCATCAAacttttcgccaatttttttattaaaatatctgACAGCCGTTTTCATTCTGATATATATAAGATTCGATGAATGGTGTTGTAGTCGTGCAATATTGAAATGTTACttgaaaagagagaaaaaacctGCGGAGTTCGAGTACTTTTGCCATGTAAATTATAGAATATAGGGAggcgaataagaaaaaaaaagtcgagaatACAATTTtcttgagaattgaaaattctttttttttcaataattgctttctgaaaaataaaaagttggaGTTCGACTCAATATGGATGTGATTCAACTATCTAAAGAATTGTGTTTACTCATATGTGAGccattatgattttttgttttagaaatggttaaataggtaggtaagttattACCTATACATACACACAATTGAATGGTGTAGTATGACCAAGATTTGTTTAAAGGGACGAAATATGGGGAAGGGgggacaaaaaaatgatgaaaaatatataaaacaCGAAAACCCAaattgaatacatattttttttttttgattgatttcatttacattttttgaaaatcgaattcaattttggtataaattcattttcattttatttgttttcgcTCTTTTTGAACTATAGAAAACAactgttttttcgattttcgtttGATCTTTTTTCCATCAcatcgaaaagttgaaaaaaaaattgatgaatcgtCCTAAATACAAGAATAAAGTGAAcaagtgttgaaatttgaaaagaaaaaaacgaaaggGGCGAATCCAGCATCGCCTTTTTATAGCGAATCTGTGaacgaaaattctcaaatattgTCGAGAAAGTCGAGGAATAATAAATCTCCAAAGGCTAAGCCATACTGGtgatatttttgaatcgaaaaaaaattgagaaaaaaaccgCAAACAGAAGTTTATAACCGCGTAATTTTCCGGTGAAgcatatttttgcagaaaaaataccaactttttCGACTTGAACACTATGTTTGTTAAAGTTGgaaaagaaatgatgaaaaataaaggaaaacaTTTTTGCCCGTTCTTAATTCCAAACGGCAAGAAGTatagaagtttttaaaaataactttcaggaaaaaaaatcaacttttaactttctttaaaaattgtacgcacgtataggtaagtaggtataggttacCAAAGTAAACGATACTTGAGAGTTTGATTTGCAAAAGAAATTTTCTGTTGGCATCGTCGTGCATCACGACTTCATgagatttcaaaagttttaaaaaacagagTACGATAGATTTCTGTTCCTGTATAATAAACCTACGGCAAGTTGCATGTAACTTGGacgtgaataattttcagttttttcctccTATCAGCTCCATTTATGTATATTACAAAAAGGTGACACATTGACAACTAATGATGATCAAAATTAccatataaaataaaaaattgacaaattttcacctttttttttttttaatgaagtattgtgtgataaataaataattatgtcGAGCTTCGTTACTGCGTTGTATTTGGTTATTGTGAATTGGTTACAGCAGCTGTTCTGTTCGCTAAACGAAGGGAATAGTTTTGTGGTACATACCAATTTTCGACTATTTTGTAGGTTCTATTATTACAACAAAAcgcaaataataaaattcattcgGAAGCTgattcgattttattttatacgccgttaaaaattctcattcatatcgaatttcaagtaggtaggtatgtagttgaCTATGTAATACGAGACTAGGTAGTATAAGGTAAACGTTGAGAAACTGAATTCTATCTTCATTGATGCTAACGAGATGGTGTAATTATGAAACCTATCTGCTCATAAAAACAAATATTCCTTTGTTCTGATAACGTTTGTTTACATCATAATGTGAATCGAATTACTCGAATAAATTATTAACGAAAGCTTGATGGAAATTTCTACaataaagttcaaaaataaataaataaaaataattttgaagaatatgtAAGCAATCTTTTTAAGCGCTGTGgagatattcaaattcaaatccagtaaaaataaaaattccctgaaaatttAATGAACTTCTAGAAAAATGCACACTTCATTTTATTTGTGTCAGTAGCCATATTCTCAGCACAGTGCTTGGAGCTcgaaattgagccaaaaaaatagagaagaaaagttgtcatttttcgacaaaaaggTGACAGACGCTCAAAAAGGATCTTGGATTCGGATTTGGCAACCTCGAATTAGTCGTAAAACACTTTTCAAGTACCAGATTatgtcgaaaattgaaaaaatcaaaaatgagaaagatgacaaaaaatatctatccttctcattttttcgagaaaaaaaaatgtttttttcgcgAATCAAGTCCAAATTTGAGGTAGAAAGGTTTTTCGGCATGGTGAATTCGTTTCCACTGTCAGATTTCCCATCGTAGCGCTTCCTTTATTCTACCGAAAATCGTCaatttaaaagctcaaaatcgagccaaaaaaattgttttgaaaagtgtatttttcatgaCGTTTTTTATATGCCTAATTCGAGGTCGCAGAGCACGAAAATGACGTCCAAATCATGCCTTGCTACGTAGTACCTATTCGAGAAAATacgggttttcaaaaaaagctgtCATTTTTTATGAAGGAGCGACAAACGTTCAGAAAGGTCCTCTGGATTTGAAATTGGCGACCTCGAAGTACTTCTAAATACCGTTTActttattttctcgaaaattgaaaaaatcaaaaaatgagaagtCGAGTGGCAAAacatataccttacctacctatacttgtccttcttattttttgggggaaataatTATTGCCGCAAATCGAATCAAAATCTGGAgtggggaaattttttggcacGGGGAATTCATTTTGGTTCAGATTTCCATTACATGTGCTTCCTTCTGCTGTAAATCGTCACTTTAGAGGCTCAAAGttgtaggtaccaaaaaaattatttcaaaaaatgcaatttttatgaCGATTTATAACTAACTTGAGGTCTCAAAGCACGAAAATGACATCCAAATCACCCCTTGCAGCGCAGGTAGttttcgagtaggtaaatacgatttttcgagaaaaaggcgtcaattttcaaccaaagaGCGACCCAACCGGCGCTCAAACAAGACCAAAGATTCGGGCTAGGTGACCTCGAATTAATCGTAAAACTTTGCTTACtcaattatttctaaaattgaactAATCAAAAATTGTGACGGGTGAGGATTGAGGGTGACAAAAAAATATCCTTCTCattattttgggaattttttttttggggatttgagtttgaaatttgaaatcgagGGAGGGAATGAGGTTCAGACACGACGACTTCGTTTCCACTTCCGGTGTCACATTTACGCCATAGCGTTTCATTTCTATTGGAGATCGTAAATTTAAAGGCTCAAAATTTAGCTAAAAACTGGTTTTCAGtaagtgaaatttttacaacGTTTTCTGACAAATTCGAGATCGCTAAGCACAGAAATGAAGTCAAAATCACACCTTGCTGCGTACCTTGTTATcgagaaaatatgatttttcaagaaaaaattgtcagtttctGACGAAGGAGCGATCGGCGCTCAAAAAGGATCCCGGATTCGGTGATCTCGGATTGGTCTTAAAacacttttattcaattttttcgaaaactgaaaagatcaaaaaaatattagggTGACAAGTCGTGAATCGAGTTTTTAATACAGTGAATTCGTTTCCGGGGCCAGATTTCCATCACAATGCTTTCTTCAGCCggaaatttcccatttttgggcTTAGAATTGAgccatgaaatttttaaaattctcaaatagTTCTCAACTTTTGTACTACCTATACCTGGCCTAATAAAAGTTgcattttcatcttgaaagtcagttttgagcttttaaaattttaattaggaaTAAATTATCTGTCTTTCATCTTCAAATTCCTTCATGCagagtttttctcaatttaactAACCATAAGCTGTATAAGTCTTGAAAGTTTGACGGTTTTACAAGAAATCATAAACATGCGGAAATTGCCAACTTCGCCACTCCTTCCTTCCTCTGGTGGTTGGGACTAAAACCATGGCCATTTTACTATGGTCATCGAATCTAAGACAGATCCTACCTACGTATAGTAAAATGAAGCTAAATTGGCGGTTTCGACTTCATTTTCGGTTCAAGTTAATGTCGAGAAGATTTCATCGTGAATCTTACTGTATTcgcggcgaactggttatgcaattctattaacataTTTTTTACGTGGCTCGCGTgcgttttcatttatttcatcgATGAAGTCCACTCTAAATGACCTAAGAggccaaaatttcattatgtatATTCTGGAAGCAGGTCTACAAGTGTATTTTAGAGGATTAGACTTTCTGTATCCTTCCTCAATCCTTCAGGATTCGAGAACATTAGATCTCCTGCACAGTTTAAAAAGATATGCCGCTATTAAGACCACCTtgagtaacaaaaaaaaagtgagttcAGAAGAGGAAACCTACCCACAAAGAGCAATAGAATGTTCGTTACTTCCTTCAGAACGACCTGGAGGAAAATGGGAAAATCAGTCTTGAAAAGCTTCGTTTTtgcgatgtattttttcaataaaattcaaaagaacATTTCCAAGAGAAAGTATCGcgttaaaaaattcaccttgaGTTTTATTGAAACACTTGTACGTGGGTAAAGATGATATATTCCAAACAGGAAGTGATAAATTTTACGAATGATTCTACCTACTCAAAGAAAAAGCGTCCTTTTAATGGTTCACGAGGGTTGTTGGCGGACGCGGACGTACGTGATACATCATTAATCGTCCCTTATCAGACGCCAAGTCGCATACACCCTGCACAGACACACAACAGGCTTGCTATGTGTACGTAACGATTCGACGATACATATTTTCTTTTCGgcaaatgatttcaaaaagtcgtgATTTTAAAATCCATAGACATTATACGCCTActacatttcaataaaaatacctatcgcTAATCGCGTCATAAAAATATTGATCCAGTGCTGAATTTTTTCCTCGACTTTGGCGTTCAAAGAAGAGGGTTCGTTGACTTGGAAATCTTAGCAATTTTGATGCCGCGCTACCTGTATctattcgtttaatttttaattattataaacTGCAATTTACTTACATCGATGAGGAATCGTTTATCTagagtgaatatttttttaaaactaacaTCAAGTTTGGTACTAATTACAGGTAACATGGGTTCATCGGAAAGGCGACACAATTCATCTTCTAACGGTTGCTCGACAACCTTACAGCACGGATCAACGCATTACGCTTAGTTTTCGTTACCCAAACAACTGGAGGTTGCAAATTACATCTGTTACGCAAAGAGACGACGGTCTATACGAATGTCAAGTAGCCACTCATCCTCCGACCATTAAAAGGGTTTATCTTAAAGTTACAGGTAAACATAGAAAACGTGCTATTCGCGATAATCAACTTGTTCGTATAAGGAGATTATGTGGAATTATTAGACGTCATAAGAATTAAGTATTCAGTTTGGCACGACTCGTAtctaatttaagaaaaatatgaCCAATTTTGAAATGCAAGGTTGTACCTACTCGTGAAGTCCAGACGCGGACGCGGACGCGACGGGCGCGAGCGTGAGCGTTTATATTTATGGCGAAAATGGTGCGGATTTAAAAGCACTCGAATCACTTAAAGTTCCACTCGAGTAGAGCTTGCAGCGGCGTGGATGGCGCACCGTTTCGTTGATATAATTAATTCCCACTGTGTAACGGACGTGTGTTTGTACCATAGTAcgaggtacgagtatatgttaGCAATGGCAGGCAATAGTATAGTATAACAGTCACCGCACCACACCACGTATAACTTGCGCACCATTggttttaaattcgaaaaataaatatttttaatgaacctGAATGAAAGCCGTTGGGCTGTTAATGACATCGGCGATTattaattttgccaaattgccaCCTCAAAGCGTGACTTTTGCGCAAAT
The sequence above is a segment of the Planococcus citri chromosome 3, ihPlaCitr1.1, whole genome shotgun sequence genome. Coding sequences within it:
- the LOC135838895 gene encoding uncharacterized protein LOC135838895 — translated: MLGLLHWWILTLMLSYTNAENDANLKPTTYFNIHLLSRNISDEITIDPKLTSRHSSNYSFHKLVTLPPRPPGHYYQNSRWGPFFEEGTEPFNITARVGTTVRMNCKIGLLHDKTVTWVHRKGDTIHLLTVARQPYSTDQRITLSFRYPNNWRLQITSVTQRDDGLYECQVATHPPTIKRVYLKVTAPELKIIDEKGNIISERYYKAGSHVELSCFAAQIQSSVDTLTWWKANTILAKGITTNVNASTSTAVSILTIPQAQRRHSGNYTCSVGQLTAASVSVHILNGELPAAVHDGSSGTIASCFIATWLLTLCCFIGADCILCR